One window of Metopolophium dirhodum isolate CAU chromosome 3, ASM1992520v1, whole genome shotgun sequence genomic DNA carries:
- the LOC132940583 gene encoding uncharacterized protein LOC132940583: MIVALRFPIKRSMRYLGVEIDTQLSFTKHIQQASRKATDSAKAIARLMPNLGGPSQSKRALLGTVANSKMLYASPTWAIRGTKTAKNGAELARAQRTVALRIIRAYRTVSADASSVLASMLPADLLAT, translated from the coding sequence ATGATAGTTGCTCTACGGTTTCCTATCAAACGGTCAATGCGATACCTCGGCGTTGAGATCGACACGCAGCTCTCTTTCACCAAACACATACAACAGGCCTCCCGCAAGGCTACCGACTCAGCGAAAGCCATAGCCAGACTGATGCCCAACCTCGGTGGACCGTCGCAAAGCAAAAGAGCGCTTCTTGGCACTGTGGCAAACAGCAAGATGCTGTACGCCTCGCCGACCTGGGCCATTCGTGGGACAAAAACGGCTAAGAATGGCGCAGAACTGGCAAGAGCGCAGAGGACCGTTGCACTCCGCATAATACGTGCCTACAGGACAGTCTCGGCCGACGCCTCGTCAGTATTGGCTTCAATGCTACCGGCAGACC